From the Borrelia puertoricensis genome, one window contains:
- the gltX gene encoding glutamate--tRNA ligase, translating to MIFQKRISFTKRGYVVNIRVRYAPSPTGLQHIGGIRTALFNYFFAKSCGGKFLLRIEDTDQTRYCKEAEEDLYQSLEWLGIDFDEGPTCGGPYAPYVQSKRIKIYQKYAKQLVELGNAYYCYCTPERLERIRKIQTVNRMAPGYDRHCRNLSENEMKNALSLGITPVIRFKIPLDGETCFNDILLDKITWANKDISPDPVLLKSDGLPTYHLANVVDDHLMKVSHVLRAQEWISSGPLHVLLYSSFGWNPPIYCHLPMVMGSDGQKLSKRHGSTALKQFIDDGYLPEAIINYITLLGWSYDDKSEFFTKDELRRLFSIERVNKSPAVFDYNKLDFFNSHYIREKGNNELAKLIIPFLQKAGYIKKEINSFDEQKLILLVSLIKPRIRKLSDSVTMLKFFYEDIETWNLDEFLGKKKTAGDICLFLEKVKPLLEGFETRILSENEKIFYDFAKENNLKIGEVLLPIRIAVLGSKVSPPLFDSLQLLGKTKVFNRINQAQQFLRKHECK from the coding sequence ATGATATTTCAAAAAAGGATATCTTTTACTAAAAGAGGTTATGTTGTGAATATAAGAGTTAGATATGCACCTTCTCCAACTGGTTTGCAGCACATTGGGGGCATTAGAACAGCTTTATTCAATTATTTTTTTGCTAAATCTTGTGGTGGGAAATTTTTGCTTAGAATAGAGGATACGGATCAAACTAGGTATTGTAAAGAAGCGGAAGAGGATCTGTATCAAAGTTTAGAGTGGCTTGGCATTGATTTTGATGAGGGTCCTACTTGTGGTGGTCCTTATGCACCTTATGTTCAGTCAAAGAGAATAAAAATATATCAAAAATATGCTAAACAATTGGTTGAATTGGGAAATGCTTATTATTGTTATTGCACGCCTGAGAGACTGGAGAGAATCAGAAAAATTCAAACTGTTAACAGGATGGCACCAGGTTATGATAGACATTGTAGGAATTTAAGTGAGAATGAGATGAAAAATGCTTTGAGTTTAGGAATCACTCCTGTTATTAGATTTAAGATTCCTCTTGATGGTGAGACTTGTTTTAATGATATTTTACTTGACAAAATTACGTGGGCAAATAAGGATATTAGTCCTGATCCTGTTCTTCTTAAATCTGATGGGCTTCCAACTTATCATCTTGCAAATGTTGTTGATGATCACTTGATGAAAGTTTCTCATGTATTAAGAGCTCAGGAATGGATTTCCTCAGGTCCTTTACATGTACTTCTTTATAGTTCTTTTGGATGGAATCCCCCAATTTATTGTCATCTACCAATGGTTATGGGAAGTGATGGGCAGAAATTAAGTAAGAGACATGGTTCTACAGCTTTAAAACAATTTATTGATGATGGGTATCTTCCTGAAGCCATTATTAATTACATTACTTTGCTTGGTTGGTCTTATGATGATAAGAGTGAATTTTTTACAAAAGATGAACTTCGAAGATTATTTTCTATTGAGAGAGTCAATAAATCTCCTGCTGTTTTTGACTATAATAAATTAGATTTTTTTAATAGCCATTATATTAGGGAGAAAGGAAATAATGAGTTAGCCAAGCTTATAATTCCATTCTTGCAAAAAGCAGGTTACATTAAAAAAGAGATTAATTCTTTTGATGAGCAAAAATTAATTCTTTTAGTTTCTCTAATAAAGCCAAGAATTAGGAAACTTAGTGATTCTGTTACGATGCTTAAGTTTTTTTATGAAGATATTGAAACGTGGAATTTAGATGAGTTTTTAGGTAAGAAAAAGACAGCGGGTGATATTTGTTTATTCTTAGAGAAGGTTAAGCCATTATTAGAAGGATTTGAGACAAGAATATTGTCTGAAAACGAAAAAATTTTTTATGATTTTGCTAAGGAAAATAATCTAAAAATAGGAGAAGTGCTCCTTCCAATTAGAATAGCGGTTCTTGGCAGTAAAGTATCACCGCCTCTTTTTGATTCTTTGCAATTACTTGGTAAAACCAAAGTTTTTAATAGAATAAATCAAGCACAGCAATTTTTGAGAAAACATGAATGTAAGTAA
- a CDS encoding HD-GYP domain-containing protein, with amino-acid sequence MQNFDNLAKDIKDFSYIIDKNFLVWPQNSFLQPINTELIEKWNLKGELKIQRMFFNETLIRETKKLINVEYDEKSIANYHILISNLEEIYENCKKNKKIYYQDVLPAVKKVMEFYKRNQQTFIKYMKVPKLLSDYHIVHSINTAILTVALGNEMNLNNHKMVELCTIAILHKIGFLFIPLQISEKKEKLSNEEFEVIKKYPVLGYKILSTTNFSQSICSAILNHKENLDGSGYPNKLKSENINIESNIIGAASAYSAILLDRTYKGASNSGASLIELIQDADKKFDKRVLKLIIKVLSQCPLGFIVELNDNSIAKIIKINEDNINVPYIKYIIRNDKIVPPSENKNYVKSIPKTETGIKKILRQDEIEFISKKYGLKEI; translated from the coding sequence ATGCAAAATTTTGATAACCTAGCAAAAGATATAAAAGATTTTTCATACATAATAGACAAAAATTTTTTAGTATGGCCTCAAAACTCGTTCTTACAACCTATAAATACTGAACTTATTGAAAAATGGAACTTAAAGGGTGAACTCAAAATACAAAGGATGTTCTTTAATGAGACATTAATACGAGAAACAAAAAAGCTTATTAATGTAGAATATGATGAAAAATCGATTGCCAACTATCACATACTAATAAGCAATTTAGAAGAAATATATGAAAATTGCAAGAAAAATAAAAAAATTTACTATCAAGACGTCCTTCCAGCCGTCAAAAAGGTAATGGAATTTTATAAAAGGAATCAACAAACATTCATCAAATATATGAAAGTACCTAAACTCCTATCCGATTATCATATTGTTCACTCAATAAATACCGCAATACTAACCGTAGCCCTTGGAAATGAGATGAATCTAAATAATCACAAAATGGTTGAACTCTGCACAATAGCTATTCTGCACAAAATAGGTTTCCTATTTATCCCCTTGCAAATAAGTGAAAAAAAAGAAAAATTAAGTAATGAAGAATTTGAAGTAATAAAAAAATATCCCGTACTTGGTTATAAAATACTCTCAACCACTAATTTTTCACAATCCATCTGCTCAGCAATATTAAATCATAAAGAAAACTTAGATGGTTCAGGCTATCCTAATAAACTTAAAAGTGAAAATATAAATATCGAGTCTAATATAATAGGTGCTGCTAGCGCATACAGCGCAATTCTTCTAGATAGAACATATAAAGGGGCTTCAAACTCTGGTGCATCTCTTATTGAACTAATACAAGATGCTGATAAGAAATTTGATAAAAGAGTTTTAAAACTAATAATTAAGGTTCTCTCTCAATGTCCTCTGGGTTTTATTGTTGAACTCAATGACAACTCAATTGCCAAAATAATAAAAATTAACGAAGATAATATTAATGTCCCATATATAAAATACATAATAAGAAATGACAAAATCGTACCTCCTAGTGAAAATAAAAATTATGTCAAGTCCATACCCAAAACAGAAACCGGAATAAAAAAAATACTAAGACAAGATGAAATAGAATTTATTTCAAAAAAATATGGATTAAAGGAAATATAA
- a CDS encoding 5'-methylthioadenosine/adenosylhomocysteine nucleosidase, which produces MILITSAMDEESIEINKIIENKKEIILDDYSGEKKIYKGEIAGHKVISLTTGIGKVNAAMWNSYIISKYKITRIINSGTAGGLKESADLKITDIIVSSETAFHDFNLTKFGHKIGQVPGLPQKFKADENLLNKFVNITENKLKNINVHIGLILTGDQFIGDKKQLKEIKNNFADALAVEMESAAIAQVAHTFKIPFIIIRSVSDLPNIKDNHIDFNKFLQNASMNSAKIVKELIKLI; this is translated from the coding sequence ATGATTTTAATAACATCTGCAATGGATGAAGAATCGATAGAAATAAATAAAATTATCGAGAACAAAAAAGAAATTATATTAGACGATTATTCAGGTGAGAAGAAAATCTATAAGGGAGAAATTGCGGGTCACAAGGTAATCTCTTTAACTACTGGCATTGGAAAAGTAAATGCCGCAATGTGGAATAGCTACATCATATCAAAATATAAAATCACTCGCATAATCAACTCAGGAACTGCTGGTGGGCTTAAAGAATCTGCAGATCTTAAAATAACAGACATCATAGTATCATCAGAGACTGCATTTCATGACTTTAATTTAACTAAATTTGGACATAAAATAGGACAAGTTCCAGGCCTTCCACAAAAATTTAAAGCAGATGAAAATTTATTAAACAAATTTGTTAATATTACTGAAAACAAACTTAAAAATATTAATGTTCATATTGGTCTAATACTTACAGGTGATCAATTTATTGGAGATAAAAAACAATTAAAAGAAATTAAAAATAACTTTGCAGATGCTTTAGCTGTAGAAATGGAAAGCGCTGCAATTGCCCAAGTAGCACACACATTCAAAATACCTTTTATTATTATTCGCTCTGTATCTGATTTACCAAACATCAAAGATAATCACATAGACTTCAATAAATTCCTACAAAATGCATCAATGAATTCAGCTAAGATAGTAAAGGAATTAATTAAACTTATATAA
- the metK gene encoding methionine adenosyltransferase, with translation MLNNNLTSTSEAVSEGHPDKIADQISDAILDEILKRDKMAKVACETLISQNLIIIAGEISSKAKKEINIKEIAKQTIKNIGYTNIEYGLDYKSATIIDAIGSQSIDITNAVEKKNTNDIGAGDQGIIFGYACNETENFLPIAYELSNLILQKASEFRKSGQIKWLRPDAKSQVTIEYDSNKNPIRVNNIVVSHQHDPGISQDFLRQTIIEKIIKPILQSKSMLDENIRYYINPSGNFVIGGPTGDTGLTGRKIIADSYGGFARHGGGAYSGKDATKVDRSAAYMARYIAKNMVAAGISKEFEMQLAYAIGISNPISIKITTGINDNKYEKKILNFIINNFDLTPNGIIKKLKLREPIYSKTCTYGHFGKNELEWEKLDFVNTIKKEFKI, from the coding sequence ATGCTCAATAATAATTTAACATCAACATCTGAAGCCGTATCTGAAGGACATCCCGATAAAATTGCGGATCAAATTTCTGACGCCATACTTGATGAAATCCTCAAAAGAGATAAAATGGCGAAAGTCGCATGCGAAACCTTAATTTCACAAAATTTAATAATCATAGCAGGAGAGATAAGCAGCAAAGCAAAAAAAGAAATAAATATAAAAGAAATTGCAAAACAAACAATAAAAAATATTGGATACACAAATATAGAATATGGACTTGACTACAAATCTGCTACAATAATTGATGCTATTGGCTCTCAGTCAATTGATATTACAAATGCGGTTGAAAAAAAAAATACAAATGATATAGGAGCAGGTGATCAAGGAATAATCTTTGGTTATGCATGCAATGAAACTGAAAATTTTTTGCCCATAGCATACGAATTATCCAACTTAATCCTGCAAAAAGCTAGCGAATTTAGAAAATCAGGGCAAATTAAATGGCTACGCCCCGATGCAAAATCCCAAGTTACCATTGAATATGATTCTAATAAAAATCCTATTAGAGTCAATAATATTGTTGTATCTCATCAACATGATCCCGGTATTTCCCAAGATTTCCTAAGACAAACAATCATTGAAAAAATTATCAAACCTATCCTTCAGAGTAAATCAATGCTTGATGAAAACATCAGATATTATATTAACCCATCAGGCAATTTCGTCATCGGTGGTCCTACTGGAGATACGGGACTTACAGGAAGAAAGATTATCGCTGACAGTTATGGTGGATTTGCAAGACACGGTGGTGGTGCTTATAGCGGCAAAGATGCTACTAAAGTTGACAGATCAGCAGCTTATATGGCAAGATACATTGCTAAGAATATGGTGGCAGCAGGAATTTCTAAAGAATTTGAAATGCAACTTGCTTATGCTATTGGAATTTCCAATCCAATATCCATTAAAATAACTACAGGTATCAATGATAACAAATATGAAAAAAAAATATTAAATTTCATTATCAATAACTTTGACTTAACTCCCAACGGCATAATTAAAAAATTAAAATTAAGAGAGCCTATTTACTCTAAAACATGCACATACGGACATTTTGGAAAAAATGAACTAGAATGGGAAAAATTAGATTTCGTAAACACAATAAAAAAGGAGTTCAAAATATGA
- a CDS encoding S-ribosylhomocysteine lyase, which yields MNKIPSFTIDHTKLKPGIYVSRKDMFDNLTFTTVDIRMKAPNREPVINNAEMHTIEHIGATLLRDNKVWGDKVLYFGPMGCRTGFYLILLGDYESKNLIDLISWLFHKIANFQGNIIGATEKECGNYQDHNLNMAKHESNLYLTILANIKEENLTYP from the coding sequence ATGAATAAAATACCAAGCTTTACAATTGATCACACAAAACTAAAACCTGGAATATATGTTTCAAGAAAAGATATGTTTGATAATTTAACATTCACTACCGTAGATATTAGGATGAAAGCCCCTAATAGAGAACCTGTAATTAACAATGCAGAAATGCATACAATCGAACACATAGGAGCAACATTGCTTAGAGACAATAAAGTCTGGGGCGATAAAGTGTTATACTTTGGACCAATGGGCTGCAGGACTGGATTTTACCTAATCCTTTTGGGTGATTATGAGAGCAAAAATCTAATTGATTTAATATCTTGGCTTTTTCATAAAATTGCAAATTTTCAAGGAAATATTATAGGCGCAACTGAAAAGGAATGTGGAAATTACCAAGATCATAATTTAAACATGGCAAAACATGAGTCTAACCTATATTTAACAATACTAGCTAACATAAAAGAAGAAAACTTAACATATCCTTAA
- a CDS encoding HIT domain-containing protein → MSGCIFCKIVKNEMTCYKVYEDELVLAFLDVNPLNVGHTLVIPKQHSNDVLCMSDKLNGQILKVCKKVALSLKKLGSNICSGINIYSAIGSDAGQVILHTHFHVVPRFKGDNFAFARGSNIKLSGDEFLNLSKHISQNI, encoded by the coding sequence TTGAGTGGTTGTATTTTTTGTAAGATAGTAAAAAATGAAATGACCTGTTATAAGGTCTATGAAGATGAGTTGGTGCTTGCTTTTCTTGATGTTAATCCTTTAAATGTTGGACATACTCTTGTTATTCCAAAACAGCATAGTAATGATGTTTTGTGTATGAGCGATAAACTTAATGGACAAATATTGAAGGTTTGTAAGAAAGTAGCTCTTTCTTTAAAAAAGTTAGGTTCAAATATTTGTAGTGGAATTAATATTTATAGTGCAATTGGCTCTGATGCGGGACAAGTGATTTTACATACTCATTTTCATGTGGTCCCAAGATTTAAGGGCGATAATTTTGCTTTTGCAAGAGGCAGTAATATTAAACTTTCAGGAGATGAGTTTTTAAACCTATCTAAACACATAAGTCAGAATATTTGA
- the mgtE gene encoding magnesium transporter produces MIDVVFLRTLLEEKKYSDIKEELLKYDAFDISEALKKLNGSDLILLYRFLPKKVAVEAFSNFDQGTKNKLANSFTNREIREMIDELNLDDVIDLLEEVPANVVQRFLASSTEENREIINKFLSYSDDSAGSIVTIEYIELKDYFCVGEALDYIRKVAKTKEDIYTYYITDEEKRLKGVIKIEDLMLSGDNVIISAIMRSSGFYIVKVGDGKEDVALLFQNHDISSVPVVDNEGRMIGVIIIDDILEVIQNLNTEDFQIMAAVTPLGKSYLDTSIFDMTKNRIIWLLILMISSTLTATIITNYQHLVLSLVILTSFIPLLMDTSGNAGSQASALIIRELALGTLKVKDFFKVLLKEVCVSILVGSILASINFLRIVFFVIPEHTEKFKIAFVVSACLMIGLMVAKILGGLLPILAKFIRIDPALMAGPLITTIADVVTLIAYFNIARLVLTNYF; encoded by the coding sequence ATGATAGATGTTGTATTTTTAAGAACCTTGCTTGAAGAGAAGAAATATTCTGACATAAAGGAAGAGCTTTTAAAATATGATGCTTTTGATATTAGTGAAGCTTTAAAAAAACTTAATGGTTCTGATTTGATTTTACTTTATAGATTCCTCCCCAAAAAAGTTGCTGTTGAAGCTTTTTCTAATTTTGATCAAGGCACAAAAAATAAATTAGCTAATTCTTTTACAAACAGAGAAATAAGAGAGATGATAGATGAATTGAATCTTGATGATGTTATTGATCTCTTAGAAGAAGTTCCAGCAAATGTTGTGCAAAGATTTTTAGCAAGTTCTACTGAGGAGAATAGAGAAATTATTAATAAATTCCTGTCTTACAGTGATGACTCTGCTGGTTCAATTGTGACAATAGAATATATTGAGCTTAAAGATTATTTTTGTGTGGGAGAAGCTCTTGATTATATTAGAAAGGTTGCAAAAACTAAAGAAGACATTTATACCTATTATATTACAGATGAAGAAAAACGGTTAAAAGGTGTCATCAAAATTGAAGATTTGATGTTATCTGGTGATAATGTTATCATTTCTGCAATAATGAGGAGTAGCGGATTTTATATTGTTAAAGTTGGTGATGGAAAGGAAGATGTTGCTCTTCTTTTTCAGAATCATGATATCTCAAGTGTTCCTGTTGTTGATAATGAAGGGCGAATGATAGGAGTTATCATTATTGATGATATTCTTGAAGTTATTCAGAATTTAAATACTGAAGATTTCCAGATAATGGCAGCAGTTACTCCTTTAGGTAAGTCTTATCTTGATACTTCTATTTTTGATATGACAAAAAATAGAATAATTTGGCTTTTGATTCTTATGATATCTTCTACCTTAACCGCCACTATAATCACTAATTATCAGCATTTGGTTTTATCTTTAGTTATTTTAACTAGTTTTATTCCACTTTTAATGGATACTTCGGGTAATGCTGGTTCTCAGGCATCTGCATTGATTATTCGTGAGCTTGCTCTTGGAACTCTTAAAGTAAAGGATTTTTTCAAGGTGCTACTTAAGGAAGTATGTGTTAGTATTCTAGTTGGTTCAATTCTTGCTAGTATTAATTTTTTAAGAATTGTGTTTTTTGTAATTCCTGAGCATACTGAGAAATTCAAAATAGCTTTTGTTGTTTCTGCATGTTTGATGATAGGATTGATGGTAGCAAAAATATTGGGAGGTCTTTTACCTATTTTAGCCAAGTTCATAAGAATAGATCCAGCTTTAATGGCTGGACCTTTAATTACTACTATTGCTGATGTTGTTACCTTAATTGCTTATTTTAATATAGCAAGATTAGTATTAACTAATTATTTTTAA
- a CDS encoding MGH1-like glycoside hydrolase domain-containing protein has translation MNKSVFPKIYYYDQDFIDIYNKSLSWIRDKIVFSQALERGKKDKNYYSENLEFIDQLQTCLSSFFLVYSNGEYSPTSTIDKFYELQEASGAIRARYDRNNNIVHIEGNDEGIGLPIFAWVEYNLYHKTGNKKRICDVLPVLDKYYKWIEKKFLKANGLYSIDMNKIFYKNSPRKDAYYPIDFNSFQVHSAYCIAKLADILNDKNLSLEYKKRFFSLKAKINSLMWDEKDGFYYDLDINENIVRCKTIVGFLPLLSEIPSEDRIERMIFYLKSHEHFGTPNPFPTLSANEPSFNLDGNGYYGSVYTYMNFFVIKGLEYCRRANIAREFTIRHLYYILDTLLPDDKVKGHVWEAYKPMKEGPAYLDVEKKILPEKDVICYLALFSISLMIENIIGLTISLPDKTVYWNIPALEVMGIESLSLKKNQTTIICNKGKRGWEIKMESEKLYYFTINILNKKEKTLPIPSGRCSMLLDKL, from the coding sequence TTGAATAAGAGTGTTTTTCCCAAAATTTACTATTACGATCAGGATTTTATTGATATTTATAATAAGAGTCTTTCTTGGATTCGAGACAAAATTGTTTTTTCTCAAGCTTTGGAGAGGGGTAAAAAGGATAAAAACTATTATTCTGAAAATCTTGAATTTATAGATCAACTTCAAACTTGTCTTTCAAGCTTTTTTCTTGTTTATAGTAATGGGGAATATTCTCCCACATCTACTATTGATAAATTTTATGAACTTCAAGAAGCATCTGGTGCAATTAGAGCTCGTTATGACCGCAATAATAATATTGTTCATATAGAAGGAAATGATGAGGGTATTGGCTTGCCCATTTTTGCTTGGGTTGAATACAATTTATATCATAAAACAGGCAATAAGAAACGTATCTGTGATGTTTTACCAGTTCTTGATAAGTATTATAAGTGGATAGAGAAAAAGTTTTTAAAAGCAAATGGCCTTTATTCAATTGATATGAATAAGATTTTTTATAAAAATTCTCCCAGAAAGGATGCTTATTATCCGATAGATTTTAATTCATTTCAAGTACACAGTGCATATTGTATTGCAAAATTGGCAGACATATTAAACGATAAAAATTTATCCCTCGAGTATAAAAAAAGATTTTTTTCTCTTAAGGCTAAAATTAATTCATTGATGTGGGATGAAAAAGATGGTTTTTATTATGATCTTGATATTAACGAAAATATTGTTAGGTGCAAGACAATAGTAGGATTTTTACCACTGCTCTCCGAAATTCCAAGTGAGGATAGAATAGAGAGAATGATTTTTTATTTAAAAAGTCATGAACACTTTGGAACCCCAAATCCTTTCCCTACTCTTTCAGCTAATGAGCCTAGCTTTAATTTAGATGGAAATGGATATTATGGTTCTGTGTATACTTATATGAATTTTTTTGTTATTAAGGGACTTGAATACTGTAGACGTGCAAATATTGCAAGAGAATTTACCATAAGACATCTATATTATATATTAGATACTCTCTTGCCTGATGACAAAGTTAAGGGACATGTTTGGGAGGCATATAAGCCAATGAAAGAGGGACCCGCATATTTAGATGTTGAGAAAAAGATTCTTCCAGAAAAAGATGTTATTTGTTATCTTGCACTTTTTAGTATTAGCCTGATGATAGAAAATATTATTGGACTTACAATTAGTCTTCCCGATAAAACAGTTTATTGGAATATTCCTGCTCTTGAAGTTATGGGAATAGAGAGTTTATCACTTAAAAAAAATCAAACCACAATTATATGTAATAAGGGCAAGAGGGGCTGGGAGATCAAGATGGAGTCTGAGAAACTTTATTACTTTACAATAAATATATTGAATAAAAAGGAAAAGACTCTGCCTATACCTTCAGGTAGATGTTCAATGCTTTTAGATAAGCTTTAA
- a CDS encoding BMP family ABC transporter substrate-binding protein: MKNLFLILFILCCSCYTSKVNGNLAKIAVLVDGIFDDKTFNKGAWDGAKKVEKKFGLEIVMKESNSNSYLADLESLKNNGSNFIWLIGYKFSDSAITVALKNPEIKYVIIDPVYDSDLVIPENLSAITFRNEEGAFLVGYIAARISKTGKIGFLGGIDNIIINAFRYGYEAGAMYANRNINIDSNYIGSFVNIDTGRNMANEMYADKVDIIYHVAGLAGLGVIEAASNFGDEFYVIGVDQDQSHLAPESVITSSIKDIGRILNIIISNYLKTNAFEGGHILNYGLRESFLDFVKNPKMISFKLEKELDDISEKIINKKIVVPNNETTYNKFLKEFVN, from the coding sequence GTGAAAAATTTATTTTTAATTTTATTTATTTTGTGTTGTTCATGTTATACTTCGAAAGTTAATGGCAATCTTGCTAAGATTGCCGTTTTGGTTGATGGAATTTTTGATGATAAGACTTTTAATAAAGGTGCTTGGGACGGTGCTAAAAAAGTAGAAAAAAAATTTGGATTGGAAATAGTTATGAAAGAATCTAATTCAAATTCTTATTTAGCCGATCTTGAATCATTAAAGAATAATGGTTCAAATTTTATCTGGTTAATTGGATATAAGTTTAGTGATTCTGCTATTACTGTTGCTTTAAAAAACCCAGAGATTAAATATGTAATTATTGATCCTGTTTATGATAGTGATTTAGTCATTCCTGAAAATTTGTCAGCCATAACTTTTAGAAATGAAGAAGGAGCATTTTTGGTAGGTTATATTGCAGCTAGGATATCTAAAACGGGTAAAATAGGATTTTTAGGTGGAATTGATAACATAATTATTAATGCATTTAGGTATGGGTATGAAGCGGGTGCTATGTATGCAAATAGGAATATCAATATTGATAGTAATTATATTGGTAGTTTTGTTAATATTGATACTGGAAGAAATATGGCAAATGAGATGTATGCAGATAAAGTAGACATTATTTATCATGTTGCGGGTTTAGCTGGACTTGGAGTTATTGAGGCTGCGAGCAACTTTGGAGATGAGTTTTATGTTATTGGAGTTGATCAGGATCAGTCACATCTTGCACCTGAGAGTGTAATTACATCTTCAATCAAAGATATTGGACGAATTTTGAATATTATAATTTCTAATTACTTAAAAACTAATGCTTTTGAAGGGGGGCATATATTAAATTATGGATTAAGGGAGAGCTTTTTAGATTTTGTTAAAAATCCTAAGATGATTTCTTTCAAGCTTGAAAAGGAATTAGATGATATTTCTGAAAAGATAATTAACAAGAAGATTGTTGTCCCAAATAATGAAACTACTTATAATAAATTCCTGAAAGAATTTGTTAATTAG
- a CDS encoding BMP family ABC transporter substrate-binding protein → MSKNLCFIILFILLFVSCFSSKESSSFIDRQIIMGIMFPGNFDDKGYFQNAFEGVVKIKNEFGIKLIPKVLTPYPVEGKRLMTASEVLEEDVYTLQKDGANLIWLISAHFSDSALRLAHKNTNIFYGIIDPVGYDNNILIPKNFLVIHFKAEEGSFLAGYLAAKMSKSNRIGFLTGVNIKYVERFLVGFRAGAFYAEPKTKMIVKRVLDEFSEASGKFVAKHMYIEDGVDVIFPVMGPAALGVFSAAKELGAGHYVIGVNKDQSYLAPNHVITSMLKDVGKAIYNCSLDAVKGHKFNGGRIIEEGVKEGVIDIVKDPNVIGNNLFDTITKIQTEIVNGKLIIPSTEYEFDLFKARL, encoded by the coding sequence GTGTCAAAAAATTTATGTTTTATAATTTTGTTTATTTTATTGTTTGTATCTTGTTTTTCTTCAAAAGAGTCTTCTTCTTTTATTGATAGACAAATTATTATGGGAATCATGTTTCCAGGTAATTTCGATGATAAAGGATATTTTCAAAATGCTTTTGAAGGTGTCGTTAAAATAAAAAATGAATTTGGAATTAAGCTTATTCCAAAAGTTTTAACACCTTATCCTGTTGAAGGCAAAAGATTAATGACGGCTAGTGAAGTATTAGAAGAAGATGTTTACACATTGCAAAAGGATGGTGCCAATCTTATTTGGCTTATTAGTGCTCATTTTTCAGATTCTGCCTTAAGACTTGCTCATAAAAATACAAATATTTTTTATGGAATTATAGATCCTGTTGGTTATGATAATAATATCTTAATCCCTAAAAATTTTTTAGTTATTCATTTTAAAGCTGAGGAAGGATCATTTTTAGCTGGTTATCTTGCTGCTAAGATGAGTAAGAGTAATAGGATTGGATTTTTGACTGGTGTTAATATTAAGTATGTTGAGAGATTTTTAGTTGGCTTTAGAGCAGGGGCTTTTTACGCGGAACCTAAAACAAAAATGATTGTAAAGAGAGTTTTAGACGAATTTAGTGAAGCTTCTGGTAAATTTGTTGCCAAACACATGTATATTGAGGATGGTGTTGATGTTATTTTTCCTGTAATGGGTCCTGCTGCACTTGGTGTGTTTTCTGCTGCAAAGGAGCTTGGAGCTGGTCATTACGTCATTGGAGTTAATAAGGATCAGTCATACCTTGCACCTAATCATGTTATTACTTCTATGCTTAAGGATGTTGGAAAGGCAATATATAATTGTTCATTAGATGCTGTAAAAGGACACAAATTTAATGGTGGTAGGATAATTGAAGAAGGAGTAAAAGAAGGTGTTATAGATATTGTCAAAGATCCTAATGTTATTGGCAATAATTTATTTGATACCATTACAAAGATTCAGACTGAGATAGTTAATGGAAAACTTATTATACCTTCTACTGAATATGAATTTGATTTATTTAAGGCAAGATTGTAA